One Xiphophorus hellerii strain 12219 chromosome 24, Xiphophorus_hellerii-4.1, whole genome shotgun sequence DNA window includes the following coding sequences:
- the LOC116716288 gene encoding uncharacterized protein LOC116716288: MRPVVKALNIMQAEADVHMGWLVPTTSLLSVKLDRLRISAKFCQPLIDALQGGIQQRFGPMLADPELIAAAILLPKFRTSWTSNDDMLKMGLDYIKTNLDQEPVQLVRNNSSSSDEEDYFRVIKSNIQETTRQLDAYLASTSDTMDILKSVPAVFNLSLKVNTPLPASAACERLFSIAGQIFSPKRARLDSKNFENQLLLKLNKKFLP; the protein is encoded by the exons ATGAGACCAGTCGTCAAGGCCCTCAACATAATGCAGGCAGAAGCAGACGTCCATATGGGATGGCTGGTGCCCACCACAAGCCTTCTGAGTGTGAAACTTGACCGCCTACGGATCTCTGCTAAGTTCTGCCAGCCACTGATTGATGCACTTCAAGGAGGAATACAGCAGCGCTTTGGACCCATGCTTGCTGACCCTGAACTCATTGCAGCAGCGATTCTTCTTCCAAAGTTCCGAACATCCTGGACAAGCAatgatgacatgctgaaaatgg GACTGGACTACATCAAGACAAACCTGGATCAAGAGCCAGTGCAACTCGTTCGGAACAACTCAAGCTCATCAGATGAGGAGGACTACTTCAGAGTCATTAAGAGCAACATTCAAGAGACTACCAGACAGCTAGATGCATATTTGGCCAGCACAAGTGATACCATGGATATTCTCAAGTCAGTTCCGGCAgtgtttaatttgtctttaaaagtaaacacaccTTTGCCCGCCTCAGCAGCCTGCGAAAGACTCTTCAGTATAGCAGGACAAATTTTCTCACCCAAAAGAGCCAGGCTGGACTCTAAAAACTTTGAGAACCAACTTCTGCTTAAGCTGAACAAGAAATTCTTGCCGTGA